From one Anopheles cruzii chromosome 3, idAnoCruzAS_RS32_06, whole genome shotgun sequence genomic stretch:
- the LOC128274899 gene encoding short-chain-enoyl-CoA hydratase-like — MPNDDSIVVEKENNITLIGINRPKVRNAIDVATGIKLAAAIAAFESDPTTDVAVLHGFGGTFCSGYDLTELAKSDDGDTVRSIISNPEGVMGPTRRMIKKPMVCAISGYCVAGGMELALMCDLRVMEENAILGFFNRRFGVPLIDGGTVRLPALIGLSRALDLMLTGRTVSAKEAHEIGLANRVVAVGAGLGQAYNLAMSIAKYPQLCLRHDRNSAYYAAFSAQSFEDAMQRELFTVSDELLKEGKTGATKFRAGVGRGGSFSGIKERKIPDWERKEMDFESKL, encoded by the coding sequence ATGCCGAACGACGACTCGATTGtagtggagaaagaaaacaatatcaCACTGATCGGCATCAATCGACCGAAAGTGAGGAATGCTATCGATGTTGCCACCGGTATTAAACTCGCTGCAGCGATAGCAGCTTTCGAGTCTGATCCAACGACGGACGTTGCTGTCCTGCACGGTTTCGGCGGCACATTTTGTTCCGGCTACGATCTTACTGAGCTCGCAAAGTCTGACGACGGAGACACAGTGCGTTCGATCATTTCCAATCCGGAAGGGGTAATGGGACCGACAAGGCGCATGATTAAAAAGCCCATGGTCTGTGCCATCAGCGGTTACTGCGTGGCGGGCGGAATGGAACTTGCCTTGATGTGCGATTTACGTGTGATGGAAGAGAACGCTATCCTGGGGTTCTTCAATCGACGGTTCGGTGTGCCACTGATTGATGGCGGAACGGTGAGGCTTCCGGCTCTGATAGGTCTATCTCGAGCACTCGATCTTATGCTCACCGGTAGGACGGTGTCCGCTAAGGAGGCACACGAAATTGGACTTGCCAATCGCGTCGTTGCCGTCGGTGCTGGGCTCGGACAGGCGTACAATCTGGCCATGAGCATTGCTAAGTATCCTCAACTTTGTCTTCGGCACGATCGGAATTCTGCATACTATGCAGCGTTCTCCGCTCAATCCTTCGAGGACGCGATGCAACGAGAGCTGTTTACTGTGAGCGACGAATTActgaaggaaggaaaaacagGGGCGACCAAATTCCGGGCCGGAGTTGGTCGAGGTGGTAGCTTCAGTGGCATCAAGGAGCGAAAGATTCCGGACTGGGAACGTAAAGAAATGGATTTTGAATCGAAGTTATAG